The Rhodothermus marinus DSM 4252 DNA segment ACGGCTCGAAGATCTTGTCGAGAATATCGTGCGGGATGCCCACGCCCGTATCGCTGACCGTCAGGCAGACGTACGGCCCCGGCCGCGCCTCCAGCACGCGCCGGGCGTAATGTGGGTCCACCTCGACGTTCTCGGCGGCCAGCAGCAACCGGCCGCCCTCGGGCATGGCGTCGCGGGCGTTGACGCACAGGTTCATCAGCACCTGCTGGAGCTGCGTGGCGTCGCCCTGCACGGGCCAGAGCGCGTCGTCCAGCCGCGTTTCGATGCGGATCGTGCTGGGGAAAGTCTCGCGGAGCAGGTGAGCCACTTCCTGCACGATCGTGCGCACGTCGAGGGGGACGCGCTCGCCCTCCATGCCCCGGGCGAAGGCCAGCACCTGGCGCACCAGGTCGGCGCCGCGTTCGGCGCTGCGCTGGATCATACCCAGCGCCCGCGCCCGCTTTTCGGGATCGAGCGTGTCCTGCGCGAGCATGCGCACGCCCAGCAGGATGGGCACGAACAGGTTGTTCAGGTCGTGCGCCATGCCGCTGACCAGACGCCCGATGCTCTCCATGCGCTGCGCCCGGAGGAATTGCTGCTCGAGCTGGCGGCGCTCCGTCACGTCGGTACCGATGATCAGCACCGAACGCGGCCGGCCGTAGGCGTCGCGCACCAGCGTCCATCGGCTCTCCAGCAGGCGATCCTCACCGTTGTGCCGGTGCACGCGCAGCTCACCGTTCCAGACGCCGTCGGTCTGCACCGCCTGCATGGCTTCCTGTAGCAGCGCGGCATCGATGCCGTCCAATACCTCCGGCACCGGCCGCCCCTGCACCACGGCGGCGGATTTGCCGGTAAGCTGCTCGGCGCTGCGGTTCCAGTAGATGACGTGTCCGTCCAGGTCGACGGCCATGATCACGTCCCGGGCGGCGTCCAGCAACGCGGCCTGCTCGCGGATGCGCTCCTCGGCCCGGTGGCGCTCGACGGCATAGCGGATCGAGCGTTCCAGTTGCTGCGCGTCGATCTGTCCCTTGATCAGGTAGTCCCAGGCGCCGGCCGCCATCGCTTCGAGGTCCACCTGCAGGTCGCCCTGGCCGGTCAGCAGAATCACCGGAAGGGTGAGTCCTTCGCTGCGGATCGTGCGGAGCAGCGACAGCCCGTCGTGCGCTCCCAGCCGGTAATCCACCAGACACACGTCGAAGGGGCGCTCTCGGAGCGCCGCCAGCCCGTCTTCGTAGCTGGCCCGCCAGTGCAGCGTGCATTGAATGGTCGTAGCCCGGCTCAGCAGGCGACGTACGATGTGGTAGTCGTCCTCGTCGTCCTCGACCAGCAGGATGTCCAGCGGCGTCGCCATGGTCAGGCCTCGTCCACGGAAGGAAGCCGCACGATCTCGAACCAGAAGTCGCCCAGCACCTGGAGTGCGCGCGCCAGTTCCTCGAAGGTGACCGGCTTCGTGATGAAGGCGTTGACGCCCAGGTCGTAGCTGCGCAGGATGTCGGCCTCGGCGTTCGAGGTGGTCAGCACGACCACGGGGATCCGGCGGAGCACCGGATCGGATTTGATCTCCTGGAGGGCTTCCCGGCCGTCCTTACGGGGCATGTTCAGGTCCAGCAGGATCAGCCCCGGCCGCGGTGAGCGCTGCGGATCGGCATAGGGCCCCCGCCGGTGGAGGTAATCCATCAGCTCCTCGCCGTCCTCCACCGTGTAGATCTCGTTGCGGAGGCGGCTGCGTTTGAGCGCCCGGATCGTCAGCAGCCGATCGTCGGGATCGTCGTCGGCCAGCAGAATGACAACGGGTTCGGGGTTGTTCATGCGTGAGCGGTCGAAGATGACGGCATCGGAGCATCCGGCGGTTGCATCAGCGGAAGCTGCACGATGAAGGTGGCTCCCTCGTCGGGGCGACTCCGGGCGGTAAGCTGCCCGTGGTGCCGCTCGACGATCCGGCGACAGATGGCCAGCCCCATGCCCGTTCCGGCATAGCGGCCCCGGCCGTGCAGCCGCTGGAACGGAGAAAAGATACGATCCAGATACTTCTCGTCAAAACCGATCCCGTTGTCCTGCACCTCGATCACGCATTGCGTGCCCGCAGGCGTCTCCTCCAGCCGCGCGCGGAGCCAGACCTCGGGCGTGCGTTCGGGATGGTGAAACTTCAATGCATTGCCGATCAGGTTCTGCAGCAGCTGGCGCATCTGCGTGGGATCGGCTTCCACGACGGGCCAGTGGCCTTCAACGTGCACCTGCGCGTCGGTTTCGGCAATGCGCACCTCCAGATCGGCCAGCACCTGTTCGAGGATCGCATGCAGATCGACGCGTTCGAACGGCCGGCCCTGCGTCGTCACGCGCGAGAAGGTCAGCAGATCTTCGATCAACCGGGACATACGCTGAGCGGCGTCCTGCATGCGATCCAGGTAGTAGCGCCCTTCGTCGTCCAGCACCGATTCGTACTCCTCTTTCAGCAGCTCGGCAAAGGCCCGCACCTTGCGCAGCGGTTCCTGCAGGTCGTGCGAGGCGATGTAGGCGAAGTCCTGCAGTTCGCGATTGCGCTGCTGGAGCGTTTCGTTGGAGCGGGCCAGCGCCTGCTCGGCCTCCACGCGATCGGTCACGTCGCGCGAGCTGGTCTGGAGCTGCACCAGCCGTCCGGTTTCGTCGCGGATGGCCCGCACGTGCGTCTCCAGCCAGCGGTAGCCGCCCTGCCTGTGCCGGAAACGATAGACCAGCACGCCCGGATGGTCTTCTTCGCCGGCCTGTTCCGGTAGCGTAGGCAACCGCTTGCGGTCTTCCGGATGCCAGAACTCCTCAAGCCGATGGCCGATCAGTTCCTCCGGCGTGTAGCCCACGATGCGTTCGGCCGAGGGGCTGACGTACACGATGCGTCCTTCGGCGTCGTGCAGCGCCACCAGATCGGTCATGTTTTCGGCCAGCAGCCGGAAGAGTTGTTCGCGCTCGCGCAGTTTGGCCTCGGCTTCGCGAGCCTCGGTCACGTCCCGAAAGATGACGGCCACCCCTTCATCGAGACGGGTGGCCGCCATTTCAAGCCACAGGGAGCGGTCGGTCTGTTTCAGACAGAAGGTCCGTCGCAGCGGCTCGCCTCGTTGTACCACCTGCACGCACGCTTCGAAAAAGCCCGGCAGCATTGCCTCGGGGAGCACTTCGCGCAGCCGCCGGCCTTCCAGCTCCGACTGCCGTAGGAGCGCGTGGGCGCGCGGGTTGGCCAGCAGCCAGACGAAGTCGGCCACCTCTCCGTCCGGCTGATACACCGGCCGCAGCACCATGATGCCTTCCAGCGAGCAGGACAGTACACGCGTCAGCAGCCGCCGGGAAGCTTCCAGTGCTTCGCGCGTCCGATGCATTTCCGTTTGATCCTCGAACACCAGGATCACACCGCGTTGTTGTCCCAGCGAGCAGGTCTGCCCCCACCAGCGTACCCAGAAGGCAGGGCCATCGCGACGCTTCAGGAGCATTTCTTCACCTTCCACCACCGCCCCCTGCAGCACACGCCGGAGTGCCTGCGTCCAGTATCCCCCGTCCTCTTCAAAAAGCTCCGCGTGCGCCCTTCCCACCACCTCGTCGGCCGCCAGGGCGAACGTCCGGCACCACCGGGCATTGACCGCCCGGTAGCGGAGGGTTTCATCTATCAGCGCTGCCGCCACCGGCAGATGCTGGAGCCACGACGGCCGGGCAACGGCTTGCTCCATAGGTCCGGGCCTCCCGCACAGCGATTGAACTCCCGAAACTAACGCTGCAGCGGGTCAAATCCACCCGGCCGGAATGTAATGATCCGTTAACAAGTGTTGACAGCCGGCCTACAGCTCCAAGTTCGGATCGATCGACTCGAGCCCTTCCGTCACCTTGCGCAGGAAGGAGGCCGCCATGGCCCCGTCAATGATCCGATGGTCGTAGGAAAGCGACAGATACATCATGTGGCGGATGGCGATCACGTCGCCGAGTTCGGGGTGCTCGATCACCACCGGCCGCTTCTTGATGGCCCCTGTCGCCAGGATGGCCACCTGGGGCTGATTGATGATGGGCGTGCCCATCAGGGAGCCCAGCGAGCCCACGTTCGTGATCGTGAAGGTGCCACCCTGCAATTCGTCGGGCTGCAGCTGCTTGTTGCGGGCACGCTGCACCAGATCGGCGATGGCGTGGGCCAGACCGACCAGGTTCTTCTGTCCGGCATCTCGAATGACCGGCACCACCAGGCCCGTCGTGCCCAGCGCGACGGCAATGCCGATGTGGTAATCTTTTTTGACGATAATCCGGGTGCCCTCGACCGAAGCGTTCAACAGCGGATGCTCCTTCAGCGCCTCGACGACGGCCTGCACGAAGAAGGGAAGATAGGTCAACCGGACGCCCTCGCGCTGCTCGAAGCGTTCCTTGTTGCGCTCCCGCACGCGCACCAGGTTCGTCACGTCCACCTCGGCAAACGAAGTCACGTGGGCC contains these protein-coding regions:
- a CDS encoding response regulator, which translates into the protein MNNPEPVVILLADDDPDDRLLTIRALKRSRLRNEIYTVEDGEELMDYLHRRGPYADPQRSPRPGLILLDLNMPRKDGREALQEIKSDPVLRRIPVVVLTTSNAEADILRSYDLGVNAFITKPVTFEELARALQVLGDFWFEIVRLPSVDEA
- a CDS encoding hybrid sensor histidine kinase/response regulator, whose translation is MATPLDILLVEDDEDDYHIVRRLLSRATTIQCTLHWRASYEDGLAALRERPFDVCLVDYRLGAHDGLSLLRTIRSEGLTLPVILLTGQGDLQVDLEAMAAGAWDYLIKGQIDAQQLERSIRYAVERHRAEERIREQAALLDAARDVIMAVDLDGHVIYWNRSAEQLTGKSAAVVQGRPVPEVLDGIDAALLQEAMQAVQTDGVWNGELRVHRHNGEDRLLESRWTLVRDAYGRPRSVLIIGTDVTERRQLEQQFLRAQRMESIGRLVSGMAHDLNNLFVPILLGVRMLAQDTLDPEKRARALGMIQRSAERGADLVRQVLAFARGMEGERVPLDVRTIVQEVAHLLRETFPSTIRIETRLDDALWPVQGDATQLQQVLMNLCVNARDAMPEGGRLLLAAENVEVDPHYARRVLEARPGPYVCLTVSDTGVGIPHDILDKIFEPFFTTKPVGKGSGLGLSTVYSIVRSHGGFVNVYSEPGRGSTFRVYLPAAPEARAAEAEVAVPTYRGAGEGVLLVDDEPFVLEAAREALEQLGYRVYTATQGREALEQLEAHASEIRAVITDLVMPEMDGLTLIRAIRERRPDVPVVASSGLHGGRAEAARQAGAHAFLHKPYTAEKLAAVLHQVLHGTRGLKKERPAPESRPSWP
- a CDS encoding PAS domain-containing sensor histidine kinase, with translation MEQAVARPSWLQHLPVAAALIDETLRYRAVNARWCRTFALAADEVVGRAHAELFEEDGGYWTQALRRVLQGAVVEGEEMLLKRRDGPAFWVRWWGQTCSLGQQRGVILVFEDQTEMHRTREALEASRRLLTRVLSCSLEGIMVLRPVYQPDGEVADFVWLLANPRAHALLRQSELEGRRLREVLPEAMLPGFFEACVQVVQRGEPLRRTFCLKQTDRSLWLEMAATRLDEGVAVIFRDVTEAREAEAKLREREQLFRLLAENMTDLVALHDAEGRIVYVSPSAERIVGYTPEELIGHRLEEFWHPEDRKRLPTLPEQAGEEDHPGVLVYRFRHRQGGYRWLETHVRAIRDETGRLVQLQTSSRDVTDRVEAEQALARSNETLQQRNRELQDFAYIASHDLQEPLRKVRAFAELLKEEYESVLDDEGRYYLDRMQDAAQRMSRLIEDLLTFSRVTTQGRPFERVDLHAILEQVLADLEVRIAETDAQVHVEGHWPVVEADPTQMRQLLQNLIGNALKFHHPERTPEVWLRARLEETPAGTQCVIEVQDNGIGFDEKYLDRIFSPFQRLHGRGRYAGTGMGLAICRRIVERHHGQLTARSRPDEGATFIVQLPLMQPPDAPMPSSSTAHA